From a region of the Carassius auratus strain Wakin chromosome 31, ASM336829v1, whole genome shotgun sequence genome:
- the LOC113050236 gene encoding actin-binding Rho-activating protein-like yields the protein MSTAAVQQNRPFSRAVRKIKVASTVNSLAKSWQSWANKNTEKQDMIPSGWMPDTILEDTKDKQNEKSEMKLLVTPRVVSITSEVGEDDQIKTVTVTKGITPKCTEYGKDLVNIIKEKINTNQLTSEDTKNFLGNESPTRRRYCGGKAGTLVKALGCRSSGSDAEDSGLGEEVSLSDNSDQNESEPKKHVNRQKIKITTMNDLRSKWQRFAEDHIEGQKLNPFSEEFDYEHAMAIRLQKGDAGYGQPKDGSKTAQRADRAQKHIHREMEEMCFIIRSMGQQDKEGRIYVTFGRLFDRYVKISDKVVGILLRCRKHKMVDFEGEMLWKGQDDDIIITLLE from the exons ATGAGTACAGCTGCTGTCCAGCAAAACCGGCCATTTAGCAGAGCCGTCAGAAAGATCAAGGTGGCTTCAACAGTGAACAGCCTTGCCAAAAGCTGGCAAAGCTGGGcgaacaaaaacacagaaaagcaAGACATGATCCCGAGCGGATGGATGCCTGACACCATCCTTGAGGACACGAAAGACAAGCAGAATGAGAAGAGTGAGATGAAACTCTTGGTTACTCCTCGTGTGGTTTCCATAACTAGCGAAGTTGGTGAAGACGACCAGATTAAGACAGTGACCGTGACTAAAGGCATCACGCCAAAATGTACTGAATATGGAAAAGACCTAGTGAACATCATCAAGGAGAAGATCAACACCAATCAGCTAACATCAGAGGACACCAAAAACTTTCTTGGCAATGAATCTCCCACCAGGAGACGCTACTGTGGTGGGAAAGCTGGAACTTTGGTGAAGGCGCTGGGATGCCGAAGTAGTGGCTCAGATGCTGAGGACAGTGGTCTTGGGGAGGAAGTGTCTCTAAGCGACAACAGTGATCAGAATGAGAGTGAACCGAAGAAACATGTCAACAGACAAAAG ATTAAAATAACTACGATGAATGACTTGAGGAGCAAGTGGCAGCGGTTCGCTGAAGACCACATTGAAGGCCAGAAGCTCAACCCTTTCAGTGAAGAGTTTGACTATGAACATGCCATGGCTATTCGACTCCAAAAGGGCGACGCGGGATACGGACAGCCCAAAGACGGATCCAAAACAGCCCAGCGTGCCGATCGGGCTCAAAAACACATCCACCGTGAGATGGAGGAGATGTGTTTTATCATACGCAGCATGGGCCAGCAGGATAAAGAGGGACGTATCTACGTCACTTTCGGCCGCCTGTTTGACCGCTACGTTAAGATCTCTGATAAAGTTGTGGGAATTTTGTTACGCTGTCGCAAACACAAGATGGTGGACTTTGAGGGCGAGATGCTCTGGAAGGGCCAGGATGATGACATTATAATCACATTACTAGAATAA